Proteins from a genomic interval of Cucumis melo cultivar AY chromosome 7, USDA_Cmelo_AY_1.0, whole genome shotgun sequence:
- the LOC103495725 gene encoding LOW QUALITY PROTEIN: RHOMBOID-like protein 9, chloroplastic (The sequence of the model RefSeq protein was modified relative to this genomic sequence to represent the inferred CDS: inserted 1 base in 1 codon), giving the protein MAVPTFFQIRNFNDLLNPTQTISKPNKRVCICKCDVVVSKNNLPILVTYSKHHNWEIHNNDSSVVKISTRARKSIGGLKALLQHVRCSNGLNFEYSKVLEKLSQVWKCTTNEKQLRSLGSYFGRLQGLGDKKNLDSLEKMKVLDTGQFKAKKELQLLDAYFQKVDKDTDLHKHPLSSFDDQQEGKLVFTTSPFEDYVKDDDKSQIQHVKLSGMTHKSMPDTTQLQEEEVCDLYLMLLLEIYICRSALVSINIAVFLFEIASPVKNSELQLFSLPSLYGAKINELILVGEWWRLVTPMFLHSGVLHVALSCWTLLTFGRQVCRKYGPFTFFLIYVLGGVSGNLTXHTPNPTVGGTGPVFAMIGAWLSYQFQNKDVVTKDVSDKMFLKALVAAVISSILSNIGPIDEWTHTGAAFSGMLYGFLTSPLGKVNDASSSSRRGQEKGIKVVRKYANPCKSFAFFVLFIMGFISLVFFVQPPFHHFGLLSVIHF; this is encoded by the exons ATGGCTGTTCCCACTTTTTTCCAAATAAGAAACTTTAACGACTTGCTTAATCCAACGCAAACGATTTCCAAGCCTAATAAGAGAGTATGTATTTGCAAATGCGATGTTGTGGTTTCAAAGAATAATCTACCAATTTTGGTCACGTACTCCAAACATCATAATTGGGAAATACATAATAATGATTCATCTGTCGTCAAAATCTCGACGAGAGCGAGGAAGTCGATAGGAGGGTTGAAAGCATTATTGCAACATGTGAGATGTAGTAATGGTTTGAATTTTGAGTACTCAAAAGTATTAGAAAAATTAAGTCAGGTTTGGAAGTGTACTACCAATGAGAAACAATTGAGATCATTGGGTTCTTATTTTGGAAGGCTTCAAGGTCTTGGGGATAAGAAAAATTTAGATTCTTTAGAGAAGATGAAAGTTCTTGATACAGGTCAGTTCAAAGCAAAGAAGGAGCTTCAATTGCTTGATGCTTATTTTCAAAAAGTTGATAAAG ATACAGATTTGCACAAACATCCTCTATCTAGTTTTGATGATCAACAAGAAGGCAAATTGGTGTTCACAACATCTCCTTTCGAAGATTATGTTAAAGATGACGACAAGTCGCAAATACAACACGTGAAACTGAGCGGTATGACTCACAAAAGCATGCCAGACACAACTCAACtacaagaagaagaagtttgTGATCTCTATTTGAT GTTGCttttggaaatatatatatgcaGAAGCGCTTTGGTATCCATAAATATAgcagttttcttatttgaaataGCAAGTCCAGTAAAAAACTCGGAACTACAACTCTTTTCACTTCCTTCTCTGTATGGAGCAAAGATCAATGAGCTGATCCTAGTAGGAGAATGGTGGAGGCTTGTTACACCTATGTTTCTG CATTCAGGGGTTCTTCATGTTGCTCTCAGTTGTTGGACACTTCTTACATTTGGCCGCCAAGTTTGTAGAAAATATGGTCCTTTTACATTTTTCTTGATCTATGTCTTAGGAGGAGTTTCTGGTAATCTCA AGCATACTCCTAATCCAACTGTGGGTGGGACG GGGCCAGTGTTTGCAATGATTGGAGCTTGGCTTAGTTACCAATTCCAGAACAAAGATGTTGTGACAAAGGATGTTTCAGACAAGATGTTTTTGAAAGCATTAGTTGCAGCTGTCATAAGTTCCATTTTAAGCAATATTGGTCCCATTGATGAATG GACTCACACAGGAGCAGCTTTTAGTGGGATGTTATATGGGTTTCTAACATCCCCACTTGGGAAGGTCAATGATGCTTCTTCTTCATCAAGAAGAGGCCAAGAAAAGGGAATAAAGGTCGTTAGGAAATATGCTAATCCTTGCAAATCATTTgctttttttgttcttttcattATGGGATTCATAAGTTTGGTGTTCTTTGTTCAACCTCCCTTCCACCACTTCGGACTTTTGAGTgttattcatttttaa